A DNA window from Micromonospora inyonensis contains the following coding sequences:
- a CDS encoding acyl-CoA dehydrogenase family protein yields MQQHLYEPVHEEFRDLCREFLAREAVPYHDRWEAEGIVDRDVWRKAGVAGLLGTDVDPAYGGGGQRDFRFNAVLAEEVVAAGCSGLGFSLHNDVVAPYLTDLTTEEQRRRWLPGFCSGDLVTAIAMSEPGAGSDLAGVRTTAVRDGDGWVLDGQKTFITNGEQADLVVVVAKTAPGQGAHGVSLIAVESGTPGFTRGRRLAKVGLKANDTAELFFDGCRVPAANLLGTENHGFYHLMANLPRERLGIAVAAVAAAERLLAITLDYARGREAFGRPVGSFQHNRFLLAELDTEVTIARTFVNHCVAEFNAGRLTVVDAAKAKWWTTELQNRVADRCLQLHGGYGYMLEYPVAKAWLDGRVQTIYGGTTEIMKEIIGRGLDL; encoded by the coding sequence ATGCAGCAGCATCTCTACGAGCCCGTCCACGAAGAGTTCCGGGACCTCTGCCGGGAGTTCCTCGCCCGGGAGGCGGTGCCGTACCACGACCGCTGGGAGGCCGAGGGCATCGTCGACCGGGACGTCTGGCGGAAGGCGGGCGTCGCCGGCCTGCTCGGCACCGACGTGGACCCCGCGTACGGTGGCGGCGGCCAGCGGGACTTCCGGTTCAACGCGGTGCTCGCCGAGGAGGTCGTCGCCGCCGGCTGCTCGGGTCTCGGCTTCAGTCTGCACAACGACGTCGTCGCGCCGTACCTCACCGACCTGACCACGGAGGAGCAGCGCCGCCGCTGGCTGCCCGGGTTCTGCTCCGGCGACCTGGTGACCGCGATCGCGATGAGCGAGCCGGGTGCCGGCTCCGACCTGGCCGGCGTCCGCACCACGGCGGTGCGCGACGGCGACGGGTGGGTGCTCGACGGGCAGAAGACCTTCATCACCAACGGCGAGCAGGCCGACCTGGTGGTCGTGGTCGCCAAGACCGCACCCGGGCAGGGCGCGCACGGCGTCAGCCTCATCGCCGTGGAGAGCGGCACCCCCGGCTTCACCCGGGGCCGCCGCCTGGCCAAGGTGGGGTTGAAGGCCAACGACACCGCCGAACTCTTCTTCGACGGCTGCCGGGTGCCGGCGGCGAACCTGCTCGGCACCGAGAACCACGGCTTCTACCACCTGATGGCGAACCTGCCCCGGGAACGGCTCGGCATCGCCGTCGCCGCGGTCGCCGCCGCCGAACGGCTGCTCGCGATCACCCTCGACTACGCCCGCGGCCGGGAGGCGTTCGGCCGGCCGGTCGGCTCCTTCCAGCACAACCGCTTCCTCCTCGCCGAACTGGACACCGAGGTCACCATCGCCCGGACCTTCGTCAACCACTGCGTCGCCGAGTTCAACGCCGGCCGGCTGACCGTGGTCGACGCGGCCAAGGCCAAGTGGTGGACGACCGAGTTGCAGAACCGGGTGGCCGACCGCTGCCTGCAACTGCACGGCGGGTACGGCTACATGCTCGAGTACCCGGTGGCGAAGGCCTGGCTGGACGGGCGGGTGCAGACCATCTACGGCGGCACCACCGAGATCATGAAGGAGATCATCGGTCGGGGCCTCGACCTGTGA
- a CDS encoding UdgX family uracil-DNA binding protein (This protein belongs to the uracil DNA glycosylase superfamily, members of which act in excision repair of DNA. However, it belongs more specifically to UdgX branch, whose founding member was found to bind uracil in DNA (where it does not belong), without cleaving it, appears to promote DNA repair by a pathway involving RecA, rather than base excision.) yields MSEQTETAPGAQRFIPPRADTIDELRAAATSCQGCELYRDASQTVFGRGGADARVVLVGEQPGDLEDQKGLPFVGPAGRLLRRAVDDAGLDPTGLYLTNAVKHFRFELRGRRRIHQTPDRVHITACRPWLVAEFARLRPEIVVVLGATAAKALLGPAFRVTRQRGELLPWPASAEHPEDFTRVPVDSAGGVADAPPARLLATIHPSAVLRADNQDIAYQGLVADLTIAARALAG; encoded by the coding sequence ATGTCCGAGCAGACCGAGACCGCCCCGGGCGCGCAGCGGTTCATTCCACCCCGCGCCGACACGATCGACGAGCTGCGGGCCGCCGCGACCTCCTGCCAGGGCTGTGAGCTGTACCGGGACGCCTCGCAGACCGTCTTCGGCCGGGGCGGTGCGGACGCCCGTGTGGTCCTCGTCGGCGAGCAGCCCGGCGACCTGGAGGACCAGAAGGGCCTCCCGTTCGTCGGGCCGGCCGGGCGGCTGCTCCGCCGCGCGGTCGACGACGCCGGCCTCGACCCCACCGGTCTCTACCTCACCAACGCGGTCAAGCACTTCCGGTTCGAACTGCGCGGCAGGCGACGCATCCACCAGACGCCCGACCGGGTGCACATCACCGCCTGCCGTCCCTGGCTGGTCGCCGAGTTCGCCCGTCTCCGCCCGGAGATCGTGGTGGTGCTCGGCGCCACCGCCGCCAAGGCACTGCTCGGACCGGCGTTCCGGGTCACCCGCCAACGCGGTGAACTGTTGCCCTGGCCAGCCTCGGCCGAGCACCCCGAGGACTTCACCCGGGTGCCGGTCGACTCCGCCGGCGGGGTCGCCGACGCGCCACCGGCCCGGCTCCTCGCCACCATCCATCCGTCCGCCGTGCTGCGCGCCGACAACCAGGACATCGCCTACCAGGGACTGGTCGCCGACCTCACCATCGCCGCCCGGGCCCTCGCCGGCTGA
- a CDS encoding aminotransferase class I/II-fold pyridoxal phosphate-dependent enzyme — protein MAVRYQITGGTAADISASVESGVRTGALPPDSPLPPVRALAATLAVSPATVARAYQELRQRGLVATAGRHGTRVRPRPPVATRGAARYPTPGPGVRDLSRGQPDLRLLPPLGPHLARLADRSGPPAGYATAGVLPELAEAARARLTADGVPVDGLTVTGGALDGIERLLAAHLRPGDPVAVEDPGWANLLDLVAALGLRPVAVPVDDDGPTEAGVRDALALGARALIVTSRAQNPTGAAVSADRAAALRTLLAGRPDVLLVEDDHAAELARLPLHTLAGVTPSWAFVRSVSKPYGPDLRLALLAGDETTVARVAGRMSVGPGWVSTLLQRLVLALWADPAASELIVRAEESYQRRRAALVAALAGHGLTAHGRSGINVWLPVPDETSAVTALRDAGWAVAPGGLFRIGAPPAVRLTVSPLDDAEIPALADAVARALRPARPAGFTA, from the coding sequence GTGGCAGTACGTTATCAGATCACCGGCGGTACGGCGGCCGATATCTCGGCCAGTGTCGAGTCGGGCGTCCGTACCGGGGCGCTTCCTCCCGACAGCCCCCTGCCCCCGGTCCGCGCCCTGGCCGCCACCCTCGCGGTCAGCCCGGCCACCGTCGCCCGGGCCTACCAGGAGCTGCGGCAACGCGGCCTGGTGGCGACCGCCGGCCGGCACGGCACCCGGGTTCGTCCCCGACCTCCGGTCGCCACCCGGGGCGCCGCCCGGTACCCGACGCCGGGCCCCGGGGTCCGTGACCTCTCCCGGGGTCAGCCCGACCTCCGGCTGCTGCCCCCGCTCGGTCCGCACCTGGCCCGACTGGCCGACCGGAGCGGCCCACCGGCCGGCTACGCCACGGCCGGCGTCCTGCCCGAGCTGGCCGAGGCCGCGCGCGCCCGGCTCACCGCCGACGGGGTCCCGGTCGACGGGCTCACCGTCACCGGCGGGGCCCTCGACGGCATCGAACGCCTGCTCGCCGCCCACCTTCGCCCCGGTGACCCGGTGGCGGTGGAGGATCCGGGCTGGGCCAACCTGCTCGACCTGGTCGCCGCGCTGGGTCTGCGGCCGGTCGCCGTGCCGGTCGACGACGACGGCCCGACCGAGGCCGGGGTCCGGGACGCGCTGGCCCTCGGGGCGCGGGCCCTGATCGTCACGAGCCGGGCGCAGAACCCGACCGGGGCCGCCGTCTCCGCCGACCGGGCCGCGGCGTTGCGCACGCTGCTCGCCGGCCGTCCCGACGTGCTGCTCGTCGAGGACGACCACGCCGCCGAGCTGGCCCGGCTGCCGCTGCACACGCTGGCCGGGGTGACCCCGTCCTGGGCCTTCGTCCGCTCGGTGAGCAAGCCGTACGGCCCGGATCTCCGACTCGCCCTGCTCGCCGGCGACGAGACGACCGTGGCCCGGGTGGCGGGCCGGATGAGCGTCGGTCCCGGCTGGGTCTCCACCCTGCTGCAACGTCTGGTGCTCGCCCTCTGGGCCGACCCGGCGGCCAGCGAGTTGATCGTCCGGGCGGAGGAGAGCTACCAGCGGCGGCGTGCCGCCCTGGTCGCCGCCCTCGCCGGGCACGGCCTCACCGCCCACGGCCGCAGCGGCATCAACGTCTGGCTTCCGGTGCCCGACGAGACCAGCGCGGTGACCGCACTGCGGGACGCCGGCTGGGCGGTCGCCCCCGGCGGGCTGTTCCGGATCGGTGCGCCCCCGGCGGTCCGGCTGACCGTCAGCCCGCTCGACGACGCGGAGATCCCGGCACTGGCCGACGCGGTCGCCCGCGCGCTCCGACCGGCCCGGCCGGCCGGCTTCACCGCCTGA